In Micromonospora sp. WMMD980, the following are encoded in one genomic region:
- a CDS encoding DUF3140 domain-containing protein has product MARDARLDPEVELIWDDFHAEVNVPSEQLRQWLLTRGSGEEAFGPDPDLDLPEPGRQILAVLRKRKVDLTPEDVEVMREAITRIRELTAEKPGRGNADDEWRHALLDLGHDVLVER; this is encoded by the coding sequence ATGGCACGCGACGCGCGACTCGACCCCGAGGTCGAACTGATCTGGGACGACTTCCACGCCGAGGTGAACGTACCCTCCGAGCAGCTACGGCAGTGGCTGCTGACCCGTGGGTCGGGTGAGGAGGCGTTCGGCCCCGACCCCGACCTGGACCTCCCCGAGCCCGGCCGGCAGATCCTCGCCGTGCTGCGCAAGCGCAAGGTCGACCTCACCCCGGAGGACGTCGAGGTGATGCGGGAGGCGATCACCCGGATCCGGGAGCTGACCGCCGAGAAGCCCGGCCGGGGCAACGCCGACGACGAGTGGCGGCACGCACTGCTCGACCTCGGTCACGACGTGCTTGTGGAACGCTGA
- a CDS encoding ATP-dependent Clp protease ATP-binding subunit, producing MMGPGDFGNDPWDEFLARYFGRGEGGRRPAHRVDITRLMTADAREMLADAARRAAQKHSNDLDTDHLLWAALQREPLRDLVRRAGADPDALVNALGGRAEGAPGGEVPPNLSLTPAAKRALLDAHQLSRAMGANYIGPEHILMALPLNPESPAGRMLAAGRIQPESLQAASAERGAANNGPRPDRGTPTLDQYGQDLTELARMDQIDPVIGRADEIEQAVEILSRRTKNNPVLIGEAGVGKTAIVEGLAERICDGDVPQTLIGKRVVQLDLSGLVAGTRYRGDFEERLKKVIDEIRAHRDELIIFLDEIHTLVGAGGAGSEGGMDASNMLKPALARGELRVIGATTLDEYRRSIEKDAALARRFQPVLVPEPTVEDTVAILRGLRDRYEAHHQVRFTDEALVAAGELSDRYVTDRFLPDKAIDLIDQAGARVRLRTRTPASDVRELEQQLDEVRRDKEQAVSDEQYERASALRDRLAELEDQIRRARGDEGPNHVPEVGPKEIAEVVSRATGIPVTQLTEEERDRLLRLEGHLHEKVIGQDDAVGAVSEAVRRSRTGLADPNRPMGSFLFLGPTGVGKTELARALAEALFGEADRMVRVDMSEFQERHTVSRLVGAPPGYVGYEEAGQLTEAVRRRPYAVVLLDEIEKAHPDVFNILLQVLDDGRLTDSQGRTVNFKNTVLIMTSNLGSELITGAQRTVGFATGDPGQQESAELRERLMRRLQENFRPEFLNRVDEIIIFQRLEAEQLREITGLLLEETRRRLHTQDIQVEISTAGVDWLAEHGYQPEFGARPLRRVIQREVDNRLSRMLLENEISPGQKVSVDARDDQLVFDVSAGERGYTAATTSHPR from the coding sequence ATGATGGGACCCGGTGACTTCGGCAACGACCCGTGGGACGAGTTCCTGGCCCGCTACTTCGGCCGGGGCGAGGGAGGACGCCGGCCGGCCCACCGGGTCGACATCACCCGCCTGATGACCGCCGACGCCCGGGAGATGCTCGCCGACGCGGCCCGACGGGCCGCCCAGAAGCACAGCAACGACCTGGACACCGACCACCTGCTCTGGGCGGCGCTGCAGCGCGAGCCGCTGCGCGACCTGGTCCGCCGTGCCGGCGCCGACCCGGACGCGCTGGTCAACGCGCTCGGTGGGCGCGCCGAAGGCGCACCCGGTGGCGAGGTGCCGCCGAACCTGTCGCTCACCCCGGCGGCGAAGCGGGCGCTGCTGGACGCGCACCAGCTCTCCCGGGCCATGGGTGCCAACTACATCGGACCCGAGCACATCCTGATGGCGTTGCCGCTGAACCCCGAGTCGCCGGCCGGGCGGATGCTCGCCGCCGGGCGGATCCAACCGGAGTCGTTGCAGGCGGCCAGCGCCGAGCGCGGCGCGGCGAACAACGGGCCGCGCCCGGACCGGGGCACGCCCACCCTCGACCAGTACGGGCAGGACCTCACCGAACTGGCCCGGATGGACCAGATCGACCCGGTGATCGGCCGGGCCGACGAGATCGAGCAGGCGGTGGAGATCCTGTCCCGACGGACCAAGAACAACCCGGTGCTGATCGGTGAGGCCGGCGTCGGCAAGACCGCCATCGTGGAGGGGTTGGCCGAGCGGATCTGCGACGGCGACGTGCCGCAGACGCTGATCGGCAAGCGGGTCGTCCAGCTCGACCTGTCCGGGCTGGTCGCCGGCACCCGCTACCGGGGCGACTTCGAGGAACGCCTGAAGAAGGTGATCGACGAGATCCGCGCCCACCGCGACGAGCTGATCATCTTCCTGGACGAGATCCACACCCTGGTCGGGGCCGGTGGCGCCGGCAGCGAGGGCGGGATGGACGCGTCCAACATGCTCAAGCCCGCGCTCGCCCGTGGTGAGCTGCGGGTGATCGGCGCGACCACGCTCGACGAGTACCGGCGCAGCATCGAGAAGGACGCCGCGCTGGCCCGCCGGTTCCAGCCGGTGCTGGTGCCCGAGCCGACCGTCGAGGACACCGTCGCCATCCTGCGCGGCCTGCGCGACCGCTACGAGGCGCACCACCAGGTCCGGTTCACCGACGAGGCGCTCGTCGCCGCCGGCGAGCTGTCCGACCGGTACGTGACCGACCGGTTCCTGCCGGACAAGGCGATCGACCTGATCGACCAGGCCGGCGCCCGGGTGCGGCTGCGCACCCGCACCCCCGCCTCCGACGTGCGCGAACTGGAGCAGCAGCTCGACGAGGTGCGCCGGGACAAGGAACAGGCGGTCTCCGACGAGCAGTACGAGCGGGCCTCCGCGCTGCGCGACAGGCTCGCCGAGCTGGAGGACCAGATCCGCCGCGCCCGCGGTGACGAGGGACCCAACCACGTGCCCGAGGTCGGGCCGAAGGAGATCGCCGAGGTGGTGTCGCGGGCCACCGGTATCCCGGTCACCCAGCTCACCGAGGAGGAACGCGACCGCCTGCTGCGCCTGGAGGGCCACCTGCACGAGAAGGTGATCGGGCAGGACGACGCGGTCGGCGCGGTGTCCGAGGCGGTGCGCCGCTCGCGTACCGGGTTGGCCGACCCGAACCGGCCGATGGGCAGCTTCCTGTTCCTCGGCCCCACCGGCGTCGGCAAGACCGAACTGGCCCGGGCGCTGGCCGAGGCGCTGTTCGGCGAGGCGGACCGGATGGTCCGGGTGGACATGAGCGAGTTCCAGGAGCGGCACACGGTCAGCCGGTTGGTCGGCGCCCCGCCCGGCTACGTCGGCTACGAGGAGGCCGGCCAGCTCACCGAGGCGGTCCGCCGCCGCCCGTACGCGGTGGTGCTGCTGGACGAGATCGAGAAGGCGCACCCTGATGTGTTCAACATCCTGCTCCAGGTGCTCGACGACGGCCGGCTCACCGACAGCCAGGGCCGGACCGTGAACTTCAAGAACACCGTCCTGATCATGACGAGCAACCTCGGCTCGGAGCTGATCACCGGTGCCCAGCGCACGGTCGGCTTCGCCACCGGCGACCCGGGCCAGCAGGAGTCCGCCGAGCTGCGGGAACGGCTGATGCGCCGGTTGCAGGAGAACTTCCGCCCCGAGTTCCTCAACCGGGTCGACGAGATCATCATCTTCCAGCGTCTGGAGGCCGAGCAGCTGCGCGAGATCACCGGCCTGCTGCTGGAGGAGACCCGCCGCCGGCTGCACACCCAGGACATCCAGGTGGAGATCAGCACCGCCGGCGTCGACTGGCTCGCCGAGCACGGCTACCAGCCGGAGTTCGGCGCCCGCCCGTTGCGCCGGGTGATCCAGCGCGAGGTCGACAACCGGCTGTCCCGGATGCTGCTGGAGAACGAGATCTCACCGGGGCAGAAGGTCAGCGTGGACGCCCGCGACGACCAGCTCGTCTTCGACGTGTCCGCCGGTGAGCGCGGATACACGGCCGCCACCACGTCCCATCCCCGGTGA